In Candidatus Poribacteria bacterium, a single window of DNA contains:
- the crtI gene encoding phytoene desaturase family protein, whose product MKQKIVIIGSGFGGLAAAIRLQAEGMQVTVLEKNAKVGGHAYQLVRDGYTFDMGPSIITAPDLIQRVFACAGMRMEDYLDLVKLDPFYRIYFHDGSSLDYTDDGEEMKRQMARFNKEDADNYDQFMAHTRQLYDAVITDGLGSTPFDLPTMIGFLPRALRLQALMPAYNFVKKYFDDPRLRFTFSFHPLFIGGNPFRAPSVYLMIPYLEKTGGVWFCKGGMYNLVQTLENVFIELGGIVETDAEVEQIAVEKREAKGVMAKGRFYEADAVISNADLVHTYSELIKPKHRRRWSDKKLRRTQYSMSAFLLYLGVNKKYPQLKHHTLILSKRYKGLIDDIFDNKILPDDFSMYLHIPSQTDPTMAPEGCESMYVLIPVPNLESGINWEKIKRAYTDSILTFLENDFGLTDLKRSIEVLETFTPSDFKKLRNNHLGSAWGVEPKLTQTAYFRPHNRSEDIQKLYFVGASTHPGAGVPGVLLTAETTVKLVLKDLVE is encoded by the coding sequence ATGAAGCAGAAAATCGTCATCATCGGTTCAGGATTTGGCGGTCTCGCAGCAGCGATTCGACTGCAGGCTGAGGGTATGCAGGTCACGGTTCTGGAGAAGAACGCGAAAGTTGGTGGCCATGCCTATCAGCTGGTTCGGGACGGATACACTTTCGACATGGGCCCCTCAATTATCACGGCACCTGACCTGATTCAGCGTGTGTTTGCATGCGCGGGTATGCGGATGGAAGATTATCTTGATTTGGTGAAACTTGATCCGTTTTATCGCATCTATTTCCATGACGGTTCATCGCTTGACTATACGGATGACGGCGAAGAGATGAAACGGCAGATGGCACGGTTTAATAAGGAGGATGCTGACAACTATGACCAGTTCATGGCGCACACCCGTCAACTCTACGATGCTGTCATTACGGATGGGCTTGGATCGACTCCCTTTGACTTACCGACAATGATCGGTTTTCTGCCACGTGCCTTACGACTTCAGGCGTTGATGCCAGCATACAACTTCGTTAAAAAATATTTTGACGACCCGCGTCTCCGTTTCACTTTCTCATTTCATCCACTGTTTATAGGGGGCAATCCGTTTCGGGCTCCCTCGGTTTACCTAATGATTCCGTACCTTGAAAAAACTGGCGGTGTCTGGTTCTGCAAGGGAGGCATGTATAACCTTGTTCAGACACTGGAAAATGTGTTCATAGAACTCGGCGGTATCGTTGAAACCGATGCAGAGGTTGAACAGATTGCCGTTGAAAAGCGAGAAGCGAAAGGGGTTATGGCAAAAGGGAGATTTTACGAAGCGGATGCTGTAATTTCCAATGCCGATCTGGTGCACACATACAGCGAACTTATTAAACCGAAACATCGTAGAAGATGGTCTGACAAGAAACTCAGAAGAACCCAATATTCAATGAGTGCGTTTCTACTCTACCTCGGTGTGAATAAAAAGTATCCGCAACTGAAGCATCATACGCTCATTCTTTCTAAGAGATACAAGGGACTGATAGACGACATTTTTGACAATAAAATCCTACCGGACGATTTTTCGATGTATTTACATATTCCGTCACAGACCGATCCGACAATGGCACCCGAAGGTTGTGAGAGTATGTATGTTCTAATTCCTGTGCCGAATTTGGAGAGCGGTATCAACTGGGAGAAGATAAAGAGAGCGTATACAGACAGCATATTGACTTTCTTGGAGAACGATTTTGGACTGACAGATCTAAAGCGTTCGATTGAGGTGCTCGAAACCTTTACGCCTTCAGATTTCAAAAAACTACGGAACAATCATCTCGGCAGTGCATGGGGGGTTGAGCCGAAACTAACACAAACGGCGTATTTTCGACCACATAACCGAAGTGAAGATATACAAAAACTATATTTCGTTGGGGCGAGTACGCATCCCGGAGCTGGCGTACCAGGCGTACTACTAACAGCGGAAACGACGGTAAAATTGGTCCTTAAGGATTTGGTGGAGTAA
- the crtI gene encoding phytoene desaturase family protein: protein MENKRVAVIGGGLGALSGAMRLARLGFSVQLFEKNPKIGGKVNEVVLEGYRFDTGASLLTMPFVIDELFDFAGFNRSDYLDFVSIDPICRYFFSDGSVMDASADKAKMRTAIQQLSPDDVESYERFLKYAERIHTLTSEIFMFTPIHEFKKLMKPRHFQTLLRLHQIDPFRTVHQSVSGFFSDPRLVQLFDRYATYNGSDPFQAPATLNIIPYIEYELGGYYVKGGIYRLVDALLAVARELGVQVHTSAKVEKICQERKRVSGVQVNGKKIEADYVLCGTDAVVAYNELIDGHQKRRERLNRLEPSLSGMVFLWGVRAKHPKLAHHNIIFSSDYDAEFKQIFKHRQVPNEPTIYIAITSKADAEHAPADGENWFVLLNMPYLTFGQIWEKETVRMRSVVLDTLKQLGFDIADQIEVEQIYTPEDFSQLYASNQGSIYGISSNSKTTAFKRIPNRSRTLDGLYFAGGSVHPGGGIPLVILSGKMAATLIAEDQEKL, encoded by the coding sequence ATGGAAAATAAGAGAGTAGCAGTTATTGGGGGTGGACTTGGTGCGCTAAGTGGTGCAATGCGTCTGGCACGGCTTGGATTTTCTGTGCAATTATTCGAGAAGAATCCGAAAATCGGTGGAAAGGTGAACGAGGTCGTTTTGGAGGGCTACCGATTTGATACTGGCGCGTCCTTGCTAACAATGCCTTTTGTTATTGACGAGTTGTTCGATTTTGCTGGGTTCAATCGGTCAGATTATCTTGATTTTGTGTCAATTGACCCGATATGCCGATACTTCTTCTCAGATGGTTCAGTGATGGATGCGAGTGCCGATAAGGCGAAGATGAGAACCGCTATCCAGCAGCTATCACCTGATGATGTGGAGTCGTATGAGCGTTTCTTGAAATATGCGGAACGGATTCATACTTTAACATCTGAAATCTTTATGTTTACACCGATCCATGAGTTCAAAAAACTCATGAAACCTCGACATTTTCAGACATTGTTGAGGCTTCATCAAATTGATCCGTTTCGGACCGTCCACCAGAGCGTGTCCGGTTTTTTTTCAGATCCGCGACTTGTTCAACTCTTTGACCGCTACGCGACTTACAACGGCTCAGATCCGTTTCAGGCACCTGCGACGCTTAACATAATTCCGTATATTGAGTATGAGTTGGGTGGGTATTATGTCAAAGGGGGGATATATCGTCTCGTTGATGCTTTGTTGGCAGTCGCGCGCGAGTTAGGTGTTCAGGTTCATACATCGGCAAAAGTTGAAAAAATCTGTCAGGAACGCAAACGGGTCAGTGGTGTGCAGGTTAATGGCAAAAAGATTGAGGCGGATTACGTACTCTGCGGTACGGACGCAGTTGTAGCATATAACGAATTGATTGACGGACATCAGAAACGTCGCGAAAGATTGAATCGGTTGGAACCTTCGTTATCAGGGATGGTATTCCTGTGGGGTGTTCGTGCCAAGCACCCGAAGTTAGCGCACCACAACATTATCTTCTCCAGCGACTACGATGCGGAGTTCAAGCAGATTTTCAAACACCGACAAGTACCGAATGAACCGACTATCTATATCGCTATAACAAGTAAAGCGGATGCTGAACACGCACCAGCTGATGGCGAGAATTGGTTCGTATTGTTGAACATGCCATATCTCACATTTGGACAGATATGGGAGAAGGAGACGGTTCGGATGCGATCGGTTGTTTTGGACACGTTAAAACAACTCGGTTTTGACATCGCCGATCAAATTGAAGTGGAGCAGATCTACACACCGGAAGATTTTTCTCAACTGTATGCGAGCAATCAGGGGAGCATCTACGGCATATCGTCGAATAGCAAAACCACAGCATTCAAACGGATACCAAATCGGAGTCGGACGCTTGATGGACTCTATTTCGCTGGTGGTTCGGTGCATCCGGGTGGTGGAATTCCGTTGGTGATATTGTCTGGAAAAATGGCAGCAACGTTGATTGCAGAGGATCAGGAAAAGTTATGA
- a CDS encoding lycopene cyclase domain-containing protein produces the protein MKFEYLLFNLAVVVGPVVSQFSRQIKSVSRWRLKLLVSVIVMIPYVIWDALVAGSHWQFNTAYTLDFRLFGLPIEEWLFFITVPFGCLLVWETLPQLDRWLARLKSLRHIRNVLYATLPVGIWVFSTGKQYTGLVLCCFGLVGLVDMLLRTDLLLRPKTYLYLAIVAGLILVFNGYLTARPVVIYGEAYQMGYRIWTIPIEDFGYGFTLMLFNTMLYEKLKNGK, from the coding sequence ATGAAGTTTGAATATCTTCTATTTAACCTTGCTGTTGTTGTAGGGCCTGTCGTGTCCCAGTTCAGTCGCCAAATTAAAAGCGTTTCACGGTGGCGATTGAAATTACTCGTAAGTGTAATTGTAATGATTCCTTATGTGATATGGGACGCGCTTGTCGCGGGCTCGCATTGGCAGTTCAACACGGCATATACACTCGATTTTCGGTTGTTCGGTTTGCCAATTGAGGAATGGCTCTTCTTCATCACAGTTCCATTTGGATGTTTGTTAGTGTGGGAGACCTTACCCCAATTGGATAGATGGTTAGCACGATTGAAGTCGCTTCGGCACATTAGAAACGTTTTATACGCTACACTACCTGTCGGTATATGGGTTTTCAGCACAGGTAAACAGTATACAGGATTGGTGTTATGCTGTTTTGGACTTGTTGGATTGGTAGATATGCTGTTAAGAACCGACCTACTTCTGCGTCCGAAAACTTATCTCTATCTTGCAATTGTCGCGGGTTTGATTTTGGTATTCAACGGCTATCTCACGGCGCGCCCGGTTGTTATATATGGTGAGGCGTATCAGATGGGGTACCGGATTTGGACGATTCCAATTGAGGATTTCGGATACGGATTCACACTGATGCTTTTTAACACAATGCTCTACGAGAAACTAAAGAATGGAAAATAA
- the idi gene encoding isopentenyl-diphosphate Delta-isomerase has protein sequence MIQEHVILVDHTGREIGTQEKLQAHREGKLHSAFSIFIFNAVGELLLQRRALTKYHSGGLWTNTCCSHPRPGESYYNAAKRRLNEEMGFNCELTGLFSFIYHTQLDNSLFEHELDHVFAGYYNGQPTPNPNEVDDWKWMNISALKQDVQESPENYTYWFKLTLDRVVEQSQKIGFSNEI, from the coding sequence ATGATACAAGAGCATGTCATACTCGTAGACCATACGGGCAGAGAAATCGGCACCCAAGAAAAGCTACAAGCACATCGTGAGGGTAAATTACACAGTGCATTTTCGATTTTTATCTTTAACGCCGTAGGCGAATTATTGCTACAGAGACGCGCACTAACAAAATATCACTCTGGGGGATTATGGACGAATACTTGCTGTAGCCACCCACGTCCCGGTGAAAGTTATTATAACGCGGCGAAACGTCGACTCAATGAGGAAATGGGTTTTAACTGTGAATTAACTGGACTTTTTAGTTTTATTTATCACACCCAACTCGATAATAGTCTATTTGAACACGAATTGGACCATGTCTTTGCTGGATACTATAACGGTCAACCTACTCCAAATCCGAATGAAGTTGACGATTGGAAATGGATGAACATAAGCGCGTTGAAACAGGATGTTCAAGAAAGTCCTGAAAATTACACTTACTGGTTCAAACTAACGCTGGATCGTGTTGTTGAACAGTCCCAAAAAATCGGTTTTTCTAATGAAATATAA
- a CDS encoding MerR family transcriptional regulator has translation MTDQHKHGIKTVAIQTGLTQLIIRAWEKRYNVVTPLRTETNRRLYSDADISRLTLLRLATQAGHSIGRIANLSTEELLELIGTGGTVVQSAAIAKEDVSQETSLHFYIASCIAAIKRFEMQALESTLFAASVAFSQPVFLEKLITPLMQKIGEQWKAGTLRIAHEHLATAVVRTLLGSISQGSDVSAAMPNLVVATPRGQLHEIGALIAGTTAASHGWRVTYLGPNLPAEEIVGCAVQNGAKAIGLSIVYPTDDPLMANELRKIRRGIQADVALFVGGAGAIAYDSVINVIGAVRINDMPTFRTELEALRAQQNASVASEES, from the coding sequence ATGACGGATCAACATAAACACGGTATTAAAACCGTTGCTATTCAGACAGGATTAACACAACTTATCATTCGGGCATGGGAAAAGCGATACAACGTCGTCACACCGCTGCGAACCGAAACGAATCGTCGTCTCTATTCCGATGCGGATATCTCGCGACTCACGTTGCTTCGTCTCGCGACTCAGGCAGGACATAGTATTGGACGAATAGCAAATCTATCGACCGAAGAACTTCTGGAACTCATTGGAACGGGTGGGACGGTTGTGCAGTCCGCTGCAATCGCAAAAGAGGATGTCTCACAGGAAACATCCCTTCATTTTTACATCGCTTCGTGCATCGCAGCGATTAAAAGATTTGAGATGCAAGCACTCGAATCAACACTCTTCGCCGCATCAGTCGCATTTAGCCAACCTGTTTTCCTTGAAAAGTTGATCACACCGCTGATGCAGAAAATTGGTGAACAATGGAAAGCAGGAACGTTACGGATCGCACACGAACATCTTGCCACTGCAGTTGTCCGAACACTGTTGGGCAGCATCTCTCAAGGATCTGATGTATCCGCCGCAATGCCAAATTTAGTGGTCGCGACGCCACGGGGTCAACTCCACGAAATCGGTGCCTTAATTGCCGGAACAACTGCAGCGTCGCACGGGTGGCGAGTCACCTACCTCGGTCCCAACCTACCAGCTGAAGAGATTGTAGGGTGTGCAGTGCAAAATGGGGCAAAGGCGATCGGGTTGAGCATCGTTTACCCGACAGATGACCCCCTTATGGCAAATGAATTACGGAAAATTCGACGCGGAATTCAAGCAGATGTTGCCCTGTTTGTCGGGGGGGCGGGGGCAATCGCCTACGACTCCGTCATTAACGTTATTGGCGCGGTGAGAATCAATGACATGCCAACTTTCCGCACCGAACTCGAAGCCTTGCGTGCGCAACAGAACGCGTCAGTAGCATCGGAGGAATCGTAG
- a CDS encoding RRXRR domain-containing protein, whose amino-acid sequence MFVPVVDKNQKPLMPTRPSRAAKRIKSGKATPFWSNGVFCVRLNREPSKRCNQEIAVGVDPGSKKEGFTVKSASHTYFNAQADAHNKVCQKVEKRRELSPFFAILLALNCLVFAAHTEEEIMRNQGTAKALIVDMVHAAGSDLEINVNPLSDSQKRSRFPGANEVIQEWIKENGESIINTRGGPFEPTDQYVTTYKDGRIYVHVLSWAGKNNITLPAITDRVVKNAWILGNPTVDGTLWGIVRQHPWGLLIVVPEEYQNGIDDIVVLDIEGDPATLKKPRLVEADPSSVIYLFGDSAKTDAGLAHLQAQDWIEGWNKPSASLSWKVKFQGSSDYEIALTYTADADAIGSAFEIITRHGKITWIVRQTTGWAGDSQNFERIPLQETLHIPEGESTITLRLIGKANSVENIKVHSLELISPSAAKATIASRKKAQEIRANTDWFVEAKYGVMFHWSTTTQPLRGSQKSYPEAVNAFDIDTFADMVRETGAGYVIFTSVHGVMHFPAPLKSIEAVMPERTCRRDLIGEMADKLQEHDIPLILYFHHGVGDTGWMKAAGFLRQDKSGFFKIERDILTEIGIRYGKKIAGYWFDDRYPLQPFEELYEATKVGNPERIVAWNSWILPKTTEFQEYYAGEFGGALVNPPASFFAEGGSAGGLQPHGLIFLDDPWQHGYPDTDIAAPLFATQRLIDYVQTCIAQKLVITMNMGITQDGKVSSATLEQMRILRQAIRGE is encoded by the coding sequence ATGTTTGTCCCAGTTGTAGATAAGAATCAAAAGCCATTGATGCCTACACGTCCTTCCAGGGCAGCGAAGCGAATAAAATCAGGCAAGGCAACACCGTTTTGGAGCAACGGCGTATTCTGTGTAAGACTCAACAGAGAACCTTCAAAACGATGTAATCAAGAGATTGCTGTGGGTGTAGACCCTGGCAGCAAAAAAGAGGGCTTTACCGTCAAATCGGCATCACATACCTATTTCAATGCGCAGGCAGATGCCCATAACAAGGTGTGCCAGAAAGTTGAAAAGCGTCGCGAACTAAGTCCGTTCTTTGCGATTTTACTTGCGCTCAACTGCCTGGTTTTTGCTGCACACACAGAGGAGGAAATTATGCGTAATCAAGGAACCGCCAAGGCGTTGATTGTAGATATGGTGCATGCAGCGGGTAGCGATTTAGAGATCAATGTCAATCCATTGTCGGATAGCCAGAAAAGGTCCAGATTCCCTGGAGCAAACGAAGTGATTCAAGAGTGGATTAAGGAGAACGGGGAATCGATCATCAATACTCGCGGTGGTCCATTTGAACCCACCGACCAATACGTCACAACCTACAAGGATGGCAGAATCTACGTTCATGTGCTTTCTTGGGCTGGAAAGAACAATATCACGCTTCCAGCAATCACCGATCGGGTGGTGAAGAACGCTTGGATTCTGGGAAATCCCACGGTAGACGGCACTTTGTGGGGAATCGTGCGACAACATCCGTGGGGACTTTTGATCGTGGTTCCAGAGGAATACCAAAACGGTATTGATGACATCGTCGTTCTTGATATTGAGGGAGATCCCGCTACGCTTAAGAAACCGCGGTTGGTTGAAGCAGATCCTTCGTCGGTTATCTATCTTTTTGGGGACAGTGCCAAGACAGATGCCGGTCTTGCGCACTTGCAGGCACAGGACTGGATTGAGGGTTGGAACAAACCATCCGCTTCACTCTCATGGAAGGTGAAATTCCAGGGGTCTTCTGATTATGAAATTGCGCTAACTTATACTGCCGATGCCGATGCAATAGGTTCGGCGTTCGAGATTATCACAAGACACGGCAAAATTACTTGGATAGTCCGCCAAACAACCGGATGGGCAGGGGATTCGCAGAATTTTGAAAGGATACCGCTTCAGGAGACATTGCACATTCCCGAAGGTGAAAGTACAATTACGCTGCGCCTCATCGGAAAGGCAAACTCTGTAGAAAACATAAAAGTCCATTCGCTTGAGCTGATTTCACCCTCGGCAGCAAAAGCAACGATTGCTTCAAGGAAGAAGGCTCAAGAAATACGAGCGAATACCGATTGGTTCGTCGAGGCGAAATATGGCGTAATGTTCCACTGGTCAACAACGACGCAGCCGTTGCGGGGTTCACAAAAATCCTATCCAGAAGCGGTGAACGCTTTTGACATCGATACTTTCGCCGATATGGTGCGTGAAACTGGGGCAGGCTACGTTATTTTCACTTCTGTCCACGGAGTTATGCATTTCCCTGCTCCGTTGAAATCGATCGAAGCGGTTATGCCGGAACGCACGTGTAGACGCGATCTAATTGGAGAGATGGCTGACAAACTGCAAGAACATGATATACCCCTTATTCTTTATTTCCATCATGGCGTTGGGGATACAGGGTGGATGAAAGCCGCTGGGTTTTTACGTCAAGACAAGTCAGGGTTCTTCAAAATTGAGCGTGACATTCTTACCGAGATCGGTATTCGCTATGGTAAAAAAATTGCGGGGTACTGGTTCGACGATCGGTATCCGCTTCAGCCGTTTGAAGAGTTGTATGAGGCGACCAAGGTTGGCAATCCCGAACGCATTGTCGCTTGGAACAGTTGGATTCTCCCCAAAACGACTGAATTTCAAGAGTACTATGCGGGTGAGTTTGGCGGTGCGCTCGTGAATCCACCAGCAAGTTTCTTTGCAGAGGGTGGCAGTGCAGGCGGACTACAACCGCACGGCTTGATTTTTCTCGATGACCCTTGGCAGCACGGATATCCAGATACCGATATTGCTGCACCCCTGTTTGCTACTCAGCGGCTTATTGATTATGTGCAGACCTGTATTGCCCAGAAGTTGGTAATTACAATGAACATGGGGATTACCCAGGATGGAAAAGTCTCATCTGCAACACTTGAACAGATGAGAATCTTACGACAAGCGATCCGAGGGGAATAG
- a CDS encoding amidohydrolase family protein codes for MPYGDNDWLALTEEPTLEPEIPICDPHHHFWDFRTERIPYQRYLLHELIADINSGHNVRSTVFVEARAMYRADGPAEMRPVGEVEFVQGLAAASASGLYGTSRAAAAIVGHANLNLGERVEPVLEALQAASPNRFRGIRHSVTWDPHPEIAGASAYRAEGQLEREDFRAGARVLAGMGMSFEAWMYAPQLPELADFAKAVPDLTIISNHIGGLLRVGPYGGKDDEVLANWRDGIAAVAACPNVHMKLGGIGMPRTGFDWHEREEPIGSEELAESMAPFMNYCIDQFGPERCMFESNFPVDKVSFSYNVMYNAFKRLSSGYSESERAALFHDTAVRVYRIDV; via the coding sequence ATGCCTTATGGAGATAATGACTGGCTCGCTTTAACCGAAGAACCGACACTGGAACCAGAGATCCCTATCTGCGATCCACATCACCACTTTTGGGATTTCCGAACCGAGCGGATTCCTTACCAACGCTACTTGCTCCACGAGTTGATAGCAGACATCAATAGCGGACACAATGTGCGCTCTACTGTATTCGTTGAGGCGAGAGCGATGTACCGAGCCGATGGACCGGCGGAAATGCGTCCTGTCGGTGAGGTTGAATTCGTGCAAGGGTTGGCGGCTGCGAGTGCGAGCGGTCTATACGGCACGAGTCGCGCTGCCGCTGCGATTGTTGGACATGCGAACTTGAACCTCGGTGAGCGCGTCGAACCCGTACTGGAGGCACTACAAGCGGCAAGCCCGAATCGGTTTCGAGGGATTCGCCATTCTGTCACTTGGGACCCACACCCGGAGATAGCAGGCGCGTCCGCTTACAGAGCAGAAGGACAACTAGAGCGTGAGGACTTCCGAGCAGGGGCGCGGGTGTTGGCAGGTATGGGGATGTCTTTTGAGGCTTGGATGTACGCGCCACAACTCCCTGAACTCGCTGATTTTGCGAAAGCCGTCCCTGATTTGACGATTATCTCAAACCATATTGGCGGTTTGCTACGGGTCGGTCCTTACGGCGGTAAGGATGACGAGGTGCTGGCGAATTGGCGGGACGGCATCGCTGCAGTCGCGGCGTGTCCGAACGTTCACATGAAACTTGGTGGTATTGGGATGCCTCGTACGGGTTTTGACTGGCACGAACGGGAAGAACCAATTGGCTCTGAAGAGTTGGCGGAATCTATGGCCCCCTTTATGAACTATTGTATTGATCAGTTTGGTCCAGAGCGGTGTATGTTCGAGAGCAACTTCCCTGTTGATAAGGTTTCGTTCTCGTACAATGTGATGTATAATGCGTTCAAACGGTTGTCATCGGGATATTCGGAGAGTGAACGTGCTGCGCTGTTTCACGATACGGCTGTTCGTGTGTATCGGATAGATGTATGA
- a CDS encoding phosphoribosyltransferase family protein, which produces MTDINPQEIRGNWRAGWALDIHTLSSRPLPGGGYDTKRPEFGEWVYQLKYRHDRTKLQPIAEVAAKFVKEEFAVDGYPILPYLKATLPIPPSDQNRNFQPVTEVAQEIGKLLSVPVRMDYLMKVKQTVPLKNLPNIESKREQLRGAFVVQSQDLKNQCVLLVDDLYDSGTTLTEATKALYEQSGVQHVLVLTLTRTRTGRN; this is translated from the coding sequence ATGACAGATATCAACCCACAAGAAATTCGCGGTAATTGGCGAGCAGGTTGGGCTTTAGACATTCATACACTATCAAGTCGTCCTTTGCCGGGCGGAGGATATGATACGAAACGACCCGAGTTTGGTGAATGGGTCTATCAGTTAAAATATCGACACGATAGAACCAAACTTCAACCTATAGCAGAAGTTGCTGCCAAATTCGTTAAAGAAGAATTTGCCGTTGATGGATATCCGATCCTTCCATATCTGAAGGCGACTCTTCCGATCCCACCCTCAGATCAAAATAGAAATTTTCAGCCTGTTACCGAAGTCGCACAGGAAATAGGGAAACTTCTAAGTGTACCGGTCCGAATGGATTATCTGATGAAAGTAAAGCAGACAGTACCCCTCAAGAATCTTCCAAACATAGAGAGTAAACGTGAACAACTCCGTGGGGCGTTTGTGGTGCAGTCCCAAGATTTGAAAAATCAATGCGTTTTGTTGGTTGATGACCTCTATGACTCAGGAACTACTTTAACAGAGGCAACCAAAGCTCTCTATGAACAGAGCGGTGTTCAACATGTTCTCGTCTTAACCCTCACTCGAACACGGACAGGTCGTAATTGA
- a CDS encoding DNA-processing protein DprA, with the protein MSINRDYFWFRLFKTRGIGPKLLVSIAEILEADNLNPEILPRSQSELSAQFPKLAKILNGKIRAEDREKVSKEYEELKRQGVNIIYPGHPDLQPHILEISPILFVKGRQKRLMSDSVAIVGARNVSDIGIRIAKKLAGDLADEGLNIVSGYAKGVDSEAHLGALEAEGTTTLVLPHGIKQLHQKSAFKKFNWDQDVLAVSQFDPNSRWRARNAMVRNKLVCGLSKAVVVIESGPERNEQGKMSGTFSAAKTALSMDLPLFVLNPNCLDDAPKGNAELIKLGGYSLDPVNGAKEIVERIFVKKAKPASIANQNSTEQLSLF; encoded by the coding sequence ATGAGCATTAACAGAGATTATTTCTGGTTTCGACTCTTTAAGACGCGTGGGATAGGTCCCAAATTACTGGTTTCGATTGCCGAAATCTTGGAAGCAGACAACCTAAACCCAGAAATATTACCGCGAAGCCAAAGTGAACTCTCAGCACAATTTCCGAAATTAGCGAAAATTCTTAATGGAAAAATCCGTGCAGAGGATAGAGAGAAGGTGTCAAAAGAGTACGAGGAACTCAAAAGGCAAGGGGTCAATATCATTTATCCCGGGCACCCCGATCTTCAGCCACACATCCTTGAAATTTCACCAATTCTATTTGTTAAAGGGCGGCAGAAACGGCTTATGTCAGATAGTGTCGCAATCGTTGGGGCGCGGAACGTATCAGATATAGGGATTCGTATTGCGAAAAAACTCGCTGGAGATCTCGCAGACGAAGGGTTAAACATCGTCTCTGGATACGCCAAAGGGGTTGATTCGGAAGCACACTTAGGTGCATTAGAGGCGGAAGGAACAACAACACTCGTACTTCCTCACGGTATCAAGCAGCTGCATCAAAAAAGTGCATTTAAGAAGTTCAATTGGGATCAAGACGTACTCGCCGTTTCGCAATTTGACCCAAATTCCAGGTGGCGGGCGCGCAATGCAATGGTGCGGAATAAACTTGTGTGCGGACTATCTAAGGCGGTTGTTGTTATTGAATCAGGACCCGAGCGAAATGAGCAAGGCAAAATGAGTGGAACCTTCAGTGCCGCAAAAACGGCACTCAGTATGGATTTACCGCTTTTCGTTCTCAATCCAAACTGTCTTGACGATGCCCCAAAAGGCAATGCCGAACTGATTAAGTTGGGCGGTTATAGTCTTGATCCTGTCAATGGTGCAAAGGAAATTGTTGAACGTATCTTCGTCAAAAAGGCGAAGCCTGCTTCAATTGCAAATCAAAATTCTACTGAGCAATTGTCACTCTTTTAA